Proteins from a single region of Cannabis sativa mitochondrion, complete genome:
- the cox3 gene encoding cytochrome c oxidase subunit 3, which translates to MIESQRHSYHLVDPSPWPISGSLGALATTVGGVMYMHSFQGGATLLSLGIIFILYTMFVWWRDVLRESTLEGHHTKVVQLGLRYGFLLFIVSEVMFFFAFFWAFFHSSLAPTVEIGGIWPPKGIGVLDPWEIPFLNTLILLSSGAAVTWAHHAILAGKEKRAVYALVATVLLALVFTGFQGMEYYQAPFTISDSIYGSTFFLATGFHGFHVIIGTLFLIICGIRQYLGHLTKEHHVGFEAAAWYWHFVDVVWLFLFVSIYWWGGI; encoded by the coding sequence ATGATTGAATCTCAAAGGCATTCTTATCATTTGGTAGATCCAAGTCCATGGCCTATTTCGGGTTCACTCGGAGCTTTGGCAACCACCGTAGGAGGTGTGATGTACATGCACTCATTTCAAGGGGGTGCAACACTTCTCAGTTTGGGCATCATATTTATCTTATATACAATGTTCGTATGGTGGCGCGATGTTCTACGTGAATCCACGTTGGAAGGACATCATACCAAAGTAGTACAATTAGGACTTCGATATGGTTTTCTTCTGTTCATCGTATCGGAGGTTATGTTCTTTTTTGCTTTTTTTTGGGCTTTTTTTCATTCTTCTTTGGCACCTACGGTAGAGATCGGAGGTATTTGGCCCCCAAAAGGGATTGGGGTTTTAGATCCTTGGGAAATCCCTTTTCTTAATACCCTAATTCTCCTTTCATCCGGAGCTGCCGTAACTTGGGCTCATCATGCTATACTCGCGGGGAAGGAAAAACGAGCAGTTTACGCTTTAGTAGCTACCGTTTTACTGGCTCTAGTATTCACAGGCTTTCAAGGAATGGAATATTATCAAGCACCCTTCACTATTTCGGATAGTATTTATGGTTCTACCTTTTTCTTAGCAACTGGCTTTCATGGTTTTCATGTGATTATCGGTACTCTTTTCTTGATCATATGTGGTATTCGCCAATATCTTGGTCATCTGACCAAGGAGCATCACGTTGGCTTTGAAGCAGCTGCATGGTACTGGCATTTTGTAGACGTGGTTTGGTTATTCCTATTTGTCTCTATCTATTGGTGGGGAGGTATATGA
- the sdh4 gene encoding succinate dehydrogenase subunit 4: MVLAFCRRGLVIPICLYLLVGRYMKERNSGLSNESSKTKRTGLFQRITAAFLLPLIIIYKKVSSTFLLNLSLFWHINEGIEEIMADYVHQEMTRNWVFVYLRLFLLIVIKDVFLSLVFFLNKSKNLMDRTHPWLLRNISALRCGRNVLFCFELEARALSSIKVWNPRFAVSFTAPLASPT; this comes from the coding sequence ATGGTACTGGCATTTTGTAGACGTGGTTTGGTTATTCCTATTTGTCTCTATCTATTGGTGGGGAGGTATATGAAGGAACGAAACAGTGGATTGAGTAATGAAAGCTCGAAGACAAAGAGAACCGGGCTTTTCCAAAGAATTACTGCTGCTTTCCTACTCCCTTTGATTATCATATACAAAAAAGTCTCTTCCACTTTCCTACTAAATCTCTCTTTATTCTGGCACATAAATGAAGGGATCGAAGAGATTATGGCAGATTATGTTCACCAAGAAATGACCCGAAATTGGGTCTTTGTCTATTTGAGATTGTTCCTTTTAATCGTAATCAAAGATGTTTTCTTGTCTCTCGTTTTTTTTCTGAACAAATCGAAGAACCTAATGGATCGAACTCATCCTTGGCTGCTACGAAACATATCGGCCTTGCGTTGCGGAAGGAACGTTCTGTTCTGTTTTGAGTTGGAGGCAAGAGCTCTTTCTTCAATAAAGGTTTGGAACCCTCGTTTTGCCGTTTCCTTCACGGCCCCGCTCGCCAGTCCAACTTGG
- the ccmFc gene encoding cytochrome c biogenesis FC produces the protein MVQLYNCFFFITSMAVPCGTAAPVLLKWFVSRDVPTGAPSSNGTIIPIPIPAFPLFVCLHSRKFIRSMDGAKSGVLVRASRPILLPDIIGRSSSETRNALFRFVLVLQFLLLASKGNFSYLESFCGVLRLLFFRTLLSLARDRSAKRERARRRKGQTLRPNGNEQRRNDKMRCSGHPHLERRVEGFWPVAFPVPPSLGGACVRGVPPEIGLEALALPTSRQLMAVGHDYYQKAPMKMNISHGGVCICMLGVLLSTNTKRIQFTQRLPLGSELHMGKERCCLRGLDHLHGPTSHSICGNLMIYKGSLTNDRLMFEHDESLRADLLPINFPASYENGKLEHFLHRWMKNREHNNFRLTMFPEKRYFRETTSTTEVAINTNLFTDLYASIGTGSSRTGGWYTTIMKLPFIFFIRIGFMLAASGGSRSLLRQLQKDKLRWNRESSVEFIIA, from the exons ATGGTCCAACTATATAACTGTTTCTTTTTCATTACTTCCATGGCCGTGCCTTGTGGCACGGCAGCACCCGTACTATTGAAATGGTTCGTCAGTAGAGATGTTCCCACAGGTGCCCCTTCTTCCAATGGTACTATAATTCCTATTCCTATCCCTGCATTCCCTCTTTTTGTCTGTCTACATTCCAGGAAATTCATCCGCTCCATGGACGGAGCAAAAAGTGGAGTCTTGGTCAGAGCAAGTCGCCCTATTCTATTACCAGACATAATTGGGAGAAGCTCATCCGAAACTAGAAACGCTTTATTTCGTTTCGTTCTCGTTCTTCAGTTCCTTCTTCTCGCATCCAAGGGGAACTTCTCATATTTAGAATCTTTCTGCGGTGTGCTCCGTTTACTATTCTTTCGTACTCTCTTATCTTTAGCACGCGATAGGTCAGCGAAGCGTGAGCGGGCGCGGAGAAGGAAAGGCCAAACACTTCGGCCTAACGGGAATGAGCAACGACGAAATGACAAGATGAGGTGCTCCGGGCACCCCCATTTAGAAAGAAGGGTCGAAGGTTTTTGGCCTGTAGCTTTCCCCGTCCCCCCTTCGTTGGGTGGTGCTTGTGTGAGGGGTGTGCCACCAGAAATCGGGCTTGAAGCTCTCGCCTTACCAACGAGCCGACAGCTGATGGCTGTTGGTCACGACTACTACCAAAAAGCTCCAATGAAGATGAATATTTCACATGGAGGAGTGTGCATCTGTATGTTGGGTGTTCTTCTGTCG ACTAACACAAAGAGGATACAGTTCACTCAACGATTGCCTTTGGGTTCCGAACTCCATATGGGGAAGGAGCGTTGTTGTTTGCGAGGTCTCGATCATTTACATGGACCCACTTCTCATTCCATTTGTGGGAATTTGATGATCTATAAAGGGTCCCTAACGAACGATCGGCTCATGTTTGAGCATGATGAATCACTTCGTGCCGACCTGTTGCCAATAAACTTTCCGGCCTCATACGAGAATGGAAAACTGGAGCATTTTCTGCATCGGTGGATGAAGAATCGCGAACATAATAATTTCCGGTTGACCATGTTCCCAGAAAAAAGATACTTTCGAGAAACGACGAGCACGACTGAAGTGGCTATAAATACAAATCTATTTACGGATCTATATGCTTCGATTGGAACTGGAAGTTCCAGAACAGGCGGCTGGTATACCACCATAATGAAACTGCCTTTTATTTTTTTTATTCGGATAGGATTTATGTTGGCTGCGTCGGGAGGCTCGCGTAGTTTGTTACGTCAGCTCCAAAAGGATAAGTTGCGTTGGAATCGAGAAAGTTCCGTGGAGTTCATAATTGCATAA
- the rpl16 gene encoding ribosomal protein L16, protein MLYPKRTKYSKYRKGRCSKGCKPDGTQLGFGRYGTKSCRAGRLSYRAIEAARRATIGQFHRAMSGQFRRNGKIWVRVFADLPITGKPTEVRMGRGKGNPTGWIARVSTGQILFEMDGVSLSNARQAATLAAHKLCLSTKFVQWS, encoded by the coding sequence GTGCTATATCCGAAACGTACGAAATATAGTAAATATCGTAAAGGCAGATGTAGTAAGGGTTGCAAACCGGATGGTACACAACTGGGTTTTGGAAGATATGGCACTAAAAGTTGTAGAGCTGGTCGTCTTTCATATCGAGCCATTGAAGCAGCGCGTCGGGCTACAATCGGACAATTCCATCGTGCTATGAGCGGACAATTCCGAAGAAATGGTAAGATATGGGTAAGAGTTTTCGCGGATCTCCCTATTACCGGGAAACCTACAGAAGTAAGAATGGGAAGAGGAAAAGGAAATCCAACGGGTTGGATTGCTCGTGTGTCTACGGGACAAATCCTATTTGAAATGGATGGTGTGAGTTTGTCAAATGCTCGACAAGCCGCTACATTAGCGGCGCATAAACTATGTTTGTCAACCAAGTTTGTTCAGTGGTCGTAA
- the rps3 gene encoding ribosomal protein S3, producing MARKGNPISVRLDLNRSSDSSRFSDYYYGKLVYQDVNLRSYFGSIRPPTRLTFGFRLGRCIILHFPKRTFIHFFLPRRPRRLKRREKSRPGKEKGRWWTFGKVGPIGCLHSSDDTEEERNEVRGRGAGKRVESIRLDDREKQNEIRIWPKKKQRYGYHDRSPSIKKNLSKSLRVSRAVKHPKYAGVVNDIAFLIENDDSFRKTKLFKCFLPKKSRSDGPTSHLLKRTLPAVRPSLNYLVMQYLLNTKNQINFDPIGVLNHFAAPGVAEPSTMGGANAQGRSLDKRIRSRIAFFVESLTSEKKCLAEAKKRLTHFIRLANDLRFAGTTKTTISLFPFFGATFFFLRDGVGMYNNLFFEDAREQLLGQLRKKCWKLMGKDKVMELIEKFIDLGGIGELIKGIEMMIEIILRNRRIPYGYNSYLNEVKKMRSLLSNRTNTNTLIESVKIKSVYQSASLIAQDISFQLRNKTSFRSIFSQIVKGIPLVMKKGVEGIRICCSGRLEGAEIARTECGKYGKTSRNVFNQKIDYASAEVSTRYGILGVKVWISYS from the exons ATGGCACGAAAAGGAAATCCGATTTCGGTAAGACTTGATCTGAATCGTAGTTCAGATTCAAGTCGGTTCAGTGA TTATTATTATGGTAAATTAGTGTATCAAGATGTCAATCTGAGATCTTATTTCGGTTCGATACGTCCACCTACGAGACTCACCTTTGGCTTTCGTCTCGGTAGGTGTATTATTCTACATTTTCCAAAAAGAACATTCATTCATTTCTTTCTTCCCCGTCGACCACGACGACTGAAACGACGCGAAAAATCCAGACCCGGAAAGGAGAAGGGCCGGTGGTGGACATTTGGGAAAGTCGGGCCGATCGGGTGTCTTCATTCAAGCGACGATACAGAAGAAGAACGAAACGAAGTGAGAGGCCGGGGGGCAGGGAAAAGAGTCGAGTCGATCAGGCTCGACGACCGGGAGAAGCAAAACGAAATTAGGATTTGGCCGAAAAAGAAGCAACGCTATGGATACCATGACCGATCACCATCGATAAAGAAGAATCTTTCTAAATCACTTCGGGTCAGCAGGGCCGTCAAGCATCCGAAATACGCCGGGGTTGTAAATGACATAGCGTTCCTGATAGAAAATGACGACTCCTTCAGAAAAACGAAGTTATTCAAGTGCTTTTTGCCAAAGAAGTCCCGCTCCGACGGCCCGACGAGTCATCTACTTAAAAGGACCCTCCCTGCAGTGCGCCCCTCCTTGAATTATTTGGTCATGCAATACTTATTGAATACAAAGAACCAAATTAATTTCGACCCCATCGGAGTTCTCAATCATTTCGCGGCACCGGGCGTGGCTGAACCATCTACGATGGGGGGAGCGAATGCACAGGGAAGAAGCTTAGATAAGAGAATACGTTCTCGCATCGCTTTTTTTGTAGAAAGCTTGACCAGTGAGAAAAAGTGTTTGGCCGAAGCCAAAAAGAGGTTGACCCACTTCATTCGCTTGGCGAATGATCTTCGCTTCGCGGGAACAACAAAAACCACCATCTCGCTCTTTCCTTTCTTCGGTGCTACCTTTTTCTTTCTAAGGGATGGGGTTGGGATGTATAATAACCTTTTTTTTGAGGATGCCCGGGAACAACTCCTAGGTCAATTAAGGAAAAAATGTTGGAAGCTCATGGGTAAGGATAAGGTAATGGAATTGATAGAGAAATTCATAGACCTAGGTGGGATAGGAGAATTGATAAAGGGAATAGAGATGATGATAGAGATCATACTGAGAAACAGAAGAATTCCGTACGGGTACAACTCTTATTTGAACGAAGTGAAAAAAATGCGATCTTTGTTGTCTAATAGAACAAACACTAATACCTTAATTGAGTCGGTCAAGATCAAATCTGTTTATCAAAGTGCTTCTCTGATTGCTCAAGACATCTCTTTTCAACTGAGAAACAAAACATCATTTCGTTCCATTTTTAGTCAAATAGTAAAGGGTATTCCATTAGTAATGAAAAAAGGGGTTGAAGGGATCCGTATATGTTGTTCAGGTCGATTAGAAGGCGCAGAAATAGCTAGAACTGAATGCGGAAAGTATGGAAAAACATCTCGTAATGTATTTAACCAGAAAATCGATTATGCTTCTGCGGAAGTATCTACTCGTTACGGAATCTTAGGTGTCAAAGTGTGGATTTCATATAGTTAA
- the rps19 gene encoding ribosomal protein S19: MPRRSIWKGSFVDAFLLRMKKKRDLLLNRKIWSRRSSILPEFVDCSVRIYNGKTPVRCKITEEKVGHKFGEFASTRKRRLSRTNIGPGRKRGKK, encoded by the coding sequence ATGCCACGACGATCCATCTGGAAAGGCAGTTTTGTTGATGCATTCCTGTTGAGAATGAAGAAGAAGAGAGATCTTCTTTTGAACAGGAAAATTTGGTCACGTAGATCTTCTATTTTGCCGGAATTCGTTGATTGCTCCGTACGAATTTACAATGGAAAAACTCCTGTTCGTTGTAAGATCACTGAAGAAAAGGTTGGTCATAAATTTGGAGAGTTTGCTTCTACACGGAAACGAAGACTTTCGAGAACAAATATTGGACCGGGAAGAAAAAGGGGGAAAAAGTAA